A single Hippocampus zosterae strain Florida chromosome 19, ASM2543408v3, whole genome shotgun sequence DNA region contains:
- the LOC127592380 gene encoding 1-phosphatidylinositol 4,5-bisphosphate phosphodiesterase beta-4-like isoform X1, with translation MTKSYEFNWQKHVPEFMQEGAPFDRFDEDPYIFEPNCQVKVDEYGFFITWKSEGKEGQVLECSLINSIRVGAVPRDPKILSSFEATGKTEADLEGCVICICSGADLVNLSFMFMVAENPDTARKWTEGLRSVIHNFKANNVCPMTCLKKHWMKMCVLTNVNGKIPVRGITRTFASGKTEKGIFQALKDLGLPSGKNDEIEPSVFTFDIFYALTQKICPRTDLEDLFKKINGSKSDYLTVDQLVSFLNENQRDPRLNEILFPFYDPKRATQIIEKYERDEELKKKGRMSSDGFCRYLMSDENAPVFLDRLELYQDMDQPLAHYFISSSHNSYLTGRQFGGKSSVEMYRQALLSGCRCVELDCWDGKGEDQEPIITHGKAMCTDILFKDVIQAIKDTAFVTSEFPVILSFENHCSKPQQYKMAKYCEEIFGDFLQRLPLDNFPIESGRPLPSPNDLKRKILIKNKRLKPEVEQKQLEAFKKHMEAGETNTTAIIMGEENEDDAENGEKEPEEKDVTSEAPSSLSEAASDKEANSDSQPNAASAKKAEERGNSLKKVPEDEATEVSEATEVADTTDISEASDPDNNKKGGEGSEDLEEALIAQYTYVGATTNIHPYLSAMVNYAQPVKFQSFDVAEEKNIHHNMSSFNESVGLGYLKTNAIEFVNYNKRQMSRIYPKGGRVDSSNYMPQIFWNAGCQMVSLNFQTPDLAMQLNQGKFEYNGSCGYLLKPDFMRRSDRMFDPFSETPVDGVIAATCSVQVFSGQFLSDKKIGTYVEVDMYGLPTDTIRKEFRTRMVMNNGLNPAYNEEPFVFRKVILPDLAVLRLAVYDDNNKLIGQRILPLDGLQAGYRHISLRNEGNKPLSLPTIFCQIILKTYVPDGFGAIVDALSDPKKFLTIAEKRADQMKALGIDTNDIADVPNGSSKNDKKGKGKGDNMVKANVTPQSSSELAQTSNIAQNNTAEIKKGNALVPNVSIDDLKQMKTYIKLIKKQQKELSALKKKHLKDQNATQKSHGTQVDKMASTHDKEKSTLEKLLEKAIKKRGENNCHELKKETEDKIQTLVTDHKAKAKDVKAQHAKEWSELISGHGGEEQEMKDAHVAQQCEHLKKLLSSVQEQQTGQLKLIHERQSKEMRANQAKMSMENSKAISQDKSIKNKAERERRVRELNSSNTKKFMDERKRLAMKQQKEMEQLEKNQREQVEKLDKFNEQLLASHHANKQQGKGHAADGQVGGGDGAPTCHSGVNV, from the exons ATGACAAAGTCGTACGAGTTCAACTGGCAGAAGCACGTGCCCGAGTTCATGCAGGAGGGCGCCCCATTCGACAGGTTTGATgag GACCCGTACATCTTTGAACCCAATTGTCAGGTTAAAGTGGACGAGTATGGCTTCTTCATCACCTGGAAAAGCGAAGGAAAG GAGGGCCAGGTGCTGGAGTGCTCCCTCATCAACAGTATCCGTGTCGGCGCCGTCCCCAGG GACCCAAAGATCCTGTCGTCGTTTGAGGCCACGGGCAAGACGGAGGCGGACTTGGAGGGCTGCGTCATCTGCATTTGCAGCGGCGCCGACTTGGTTAACCTCAGCTTCATGTTCATGGTGGCGGAGAACCCAGACACGGCCAGG AAATGGACGGAGGGGTTGAGGTCGGTGATTCACAACTTCAAGGCCAACAACGTGTGTCCGATGACTTGCCTAAAGAAGCA CTGGATGAAAATGTGCGTCCTGACCAATGTTAACGGCAAGATTCCCGTGAGAGG GATTACCCGGACGTTTGCGTCAGGCAAGACGGAGAAGGGCATCTTCCAGGCTCTTAAAGATTTGGGCCTTCCCAGCGGCAAG AATGACGAGATCGAACCCTCGGTGTTCACCTTTGACATTTTCTACGCGCTCACGCAGAAGATCTGCCCTCGCACGGACCTCGAGGACCTCTTCAAGAAGAT CAATGGAAGCAAAAGTGATTATTTAACAGTAGACCAGTTAGTCAGCTTTCTCAATGAA AATCAGCGGGACCCCCGGCTCAACGAGATCCTCTTCCCGTTCTATGATCCCAAGAGAGCCACACAGATCATTGAGAAATATGAACGGGATGAAGAGCTAAAGAAGAAAG GCCGCATGTCCAGCGACGGTTTCTGCCGCTACCTGATGTCAGACGAGAACGCGCCGGTGTTCCTGGACCGCCTGGAGCTCTACCAGGACATGGACCAACCACTGGCCCACTACTTTATCAGCTCGTCCCACAACTCCTACCTGACAGGCCGACAGTTTGGCGGCAAGTCGTCAGTGGAGATGTATCGTCAGGCCCTGCTCTCAGGCTGCAG ATGTGTTGAGCTGGATTGCTGGGACGGCAAAGGAGAGGACCAGGAGCCCATCATCACTCACGGCAAGGCCATGTGCACCGACATCCTGTTCAAG GATGTCATCCAGGCCATCAAAGACACAGCTTTTGTCACCTCGGAGTTTCCTGTTATTTTAtcctttgagaaccactgcag TAAACCGCAACAGTACAAAATGGCCAAGTATTGCGAGGAAATCTTTGGTGACTTTCTCCAGAGGCTGCCACTGGACAACTTTCCG ATCGAATCTGGCCGTCCTTTACCCTCGCCCAATGACCTCAAACGAAAAATCCTCATCAAAAACAAACGCTTGAAACCGGAAGTGGAGCAGA AGCAACTGGAGGCCTTCAAGAAGCACATGGAGGCGGGCGAGACCAACACCACAGCCATCATCATGGGAGAGGAGAACGAGGACGACGCGGAAAACG GAGAAAAGGAGCCTGAAGAGAAGGACGTGACCTCAGAGGCACCGAGCAGCCTTTCGGAGGCGGCCAGTGACAAAGAGGCCAACAGTGACTCTCAACCAAACGCCGCGAGCGCCAAAAAAGCCGAGGAGCGCGGCAACAGTCTCAAAAAG GTGCCTGAAGACGAGGCGACCGAGGTCTCCGAAGCTACGGAAGTAGCCGACACGACAGATATCTCTGAAGCATCTGACCCGGATAACAACAAAAAG ggcgGCGAAGGCTCCGAGGACTTGGAGGAGGCTCTGATCGCACAGTACACATACGTGGGCGCCACCACAAACATCCACCCGTACCTCTCCGCCATGGTCAACTACGCGCAGCCCGTCAAGTTCCAGAGTTTTGATGTGGCTGAGG AGAAAAACATCCACCACAACATGTCGTCTTTCAACGAGTCGGTGGGCCTCGGCTACTTGAAGACCAACGCCATCGAATTTGTCAA CTACAACAAGCGTCAGATGAGCCGTATCTACCCCAAAGGGGGCCGAGTGGACTCCAGTAATTACATGCCTCAGATCTTCTGGAACGCCGGCTGCCAGATGGTCTCGCTCAACTTTCAGACCCCAG atcTGGCCATGCAGCTGAACCAGGGAAAGTTTGAGTACAACGGCTCCTGCGG GTACCTGCTGAAGCCCGACTTCATGCGGCGGTCAGACCGGATGTTTGATCCCTTCTCAGAGACGCCGGTAGATGGCGTCATCGCCGCCACATGCAGTGTACAG GTGTTCTCAGGCCAGTTCCTGTCAGATAAGAAGATCGGCACCTACGTGGAGGTGGACATGTACGGCCTGCCGACCGACACCATACGCAAAGAGTTTCGCACCCGCATGGTGATGAACAATGGGCTCAATCCCGCATACAACGAGGAACCGTTCGTTTTTCGGAAG GTGATCTTGCCGGATCTGGCGGTGCTGCGCCTGGCCGTgtacgacgacaacaacaagttGATCGGCCAGCGCATCCTGCCGCTGGACGGCCTGCAGGCCGGCTACCGTCACATCTCGCTGCGGAACGAAGGCAACAAGCCCCTCTCGTTGCCCACCATCTTCTGCCAGATCATCCTCAAAACCTACGTGCCCGACGGCTTCGGGG CTATCGTCGACGCTCTGTCCGACCCCAAGAAGTTCCTGACCATCGCGGAGAAAAGAGCCGACCAGATGAAAGCCCTCGGCATTGACACG AACGACATCGCCGACGTCCCGAACGGAAGTTCCAAGAatgacaaaaagggaaaaggcAAAGGGGATAATATGGTCAAGGCCAACGTGACGCCGCAGAGCAGCTCCGAGCTCGCTCAGACCTCCAACATTGCCCAGAACAACACGGCCGAGATCAAGAAGG GTAACGCGCTTGTACCTAATGTCAGCATTGACGACTTGAAGCAAATGAAG ACGTATATTAAACTCATAAAAAAGCAACAGAAGGAGCTCAGCGCCTTAAAAAAGAAGCACTTGAAG GATCAAAACGCGACGCAGAAATCCCACGGCACGCAGGTGGACAAGATGGCGTCAACGCACGACAAGGAGAAGAGCACGCTGGAGAAATTGCTGGAGAAAGCCATCAAAAAACGAGG GGAAAACAATTGCCATGAACTGAAGAAGGAAACGGAAGACAAGATCCAAACGCTGGTCACCGACCACAAAGCCAAG GCGAAGGACGTAAAGGCGCAGCACGCCAAGGAATGGTCGGAGCTGATCAGCGGCCACGGCGGCGAAGAGCAGGAGATGAAGGACGCCCACGTCGCGCAGCAGTGCGAGCACCTCAAGAAGCTGCTGAGTAGCGTGCAGGAGCAGCAGACCGGACAGCTCAAACTCATACACGAGCG GCAGAGCAAAGAGATGCGAGCTAACCAGGCTAAAATGTCCATGGAGAACAGCAAAGCCATCAGCCAggacaaaagcattaaaaacaaagcGGAGAGGGAAag GCGAGTGCGAGAGTTGAACAGCAGCAACACCAAGAAGTTCATGGATGAGAGGAAGAGG ttggCCATGAAGCAACAGAAGGAAATGGAGCAGCTGGAGAAGAATCAGAGAGAGCAAGTGGAGAAACTGGACAAGTTCAATGAGCAG CTTTTGGCATCACAccatgcaaacaaacaacaag GCAAAGGACATGCTGCAGATGGCCAagttggaggaggagatggagcGCCGACCTGCCACAGTGGTGTGAACGTCTga
- the LOC127592380 gene encoding 1-phosphatidylinositol 4,5-bisphosphate phosphodiesterase beta-4-like isoform X2, giving the protein MTKSYEFNWQKHVPEFMQEGAPFDRFDEDPYIFEPNCQVKVDEYGFFITWKSEGKEGQVLECSLINSIRVGAVPRDPKILSSFEATGKTEADLEGCVICICSGADLVNLSFMFMVAENPDTARKWTEGLRSVIHNFKANNVCPMTCLKKHWMKMCVLTNVNGKIPVRGITRTFASGKTEKGIFQALKDLGLPSGKNDEIEPSVFTFDIFYALTQKICPRTDLEDLFKKINGSKSDYLTVDQLVSFLNENQRDPRLNEILFPFYDPKRATQIIEKYERDEELKKKGRMSSDGFCRYLMSDENAPVFLDRLELYQDMDQPLAHYFISSSHNSYLTGRQFGGKSSVEMYRQALLSGCRCVELDCWDGKGEDQEPIITHGKAMCTDILFKDVIQAIKDTAFVTSEFPVILSFENHCSKPQQYKMAKYCEEIFGDFLQRLPLDNFPIESGRPLPSPNDLKRKILIKNKRLKPEVEQKQLEAFKKHMEAGETNTTAIIMGEENEDDAENGEKEPEEKDVTSEAPSSLSEAASDKEANSDSQPNAASAKKAEERGNSLKKVPEDEATEVSEATEVADTTDISEASDPDNNKKGGEGSEDLEEALIAQYTYVGATTNIHPYLSAMVNYAQPVKFQSFDVAEEKNIHHNMSSFNESVGLGYLKTNAIEFVNYNKRQMSRIYPKGGRVDSSNYMPQIFWNAGCQMVSLNFQTPDLAMQLNQGKFEYNGSCGYLLKPDFMRRSDRMFDPFSETPVDGVIAATCSVQVFSGQFLSDKKIGTYVEVDMYGLPTDTIRKEFRTRMVMNNGLNPAYNEEPFVFRKVILPDLAVLRLAVYDDNNKLIGQRILPLDGLQAGYRHISLRNEGNKPLSLPTIFCQIILKTYVPDGFGAIVDALSDPKKFLTIAEKRADQMKALGIDTNDIADVPNGSSKNDKKGKGKGDNMVKANVTPQSSSELAQTSNIAQNNTAEIKKGNALVPNVSIDDLKQMKTYIKLIKKQQKELSALKKKHLKDQNATQKSHGTQVDKMASTHDKEKSTLEKLLEKAIKKRGENNCHELKKETEDKIQTLVTDHKAKAKDVKAQHAKEWSELISGHGGEEQEMKDAHVAQQCEHLKKLLSSVQEQQTGQLKLIHERQSKEMRANQAKMSMENSKAISQDKSIKNKAERERRVRELNSSNTKKFMDERKRLAMKQQKEMEQLEKNQREQVEKLDKFNEQAKDMLQMAKLEEEMERRPATVV; this is encoded by the exons ATGACAAAGTCGTACGAGTTCAACTGGCAGAAGCACGTGCCCGAGTTCATGCAGGAGGGCGCCCCATTCGACAGGTTTGATgag GACCCGTACATCTTTGAACCCAATTGTCAGGTTAAAGTGGACGAGTATGGCTTCTTCATCACCTGGAAAAGCGAAGGAAAG GAGGGCCAGGTGCTGGAGTGCTCCCTCATCAACAGTATCCGTGTCGGCGCCGTCCCCAGG GACCCAAAGATCCTGTCGTCGTTTGAGGCCACGGGCAAGACGGAGGCGGACTTGGAGGGCTGCGTCATCTGCATTTGCAGCGGCGCCGACTTGGTTAACCTCAGCTTCATGTTCATGGTGGCGGAGAACCCAGACACGGCCAGG AAATGGACGGAGGGGTTGAGGTCGGTGATTCACAACTTCAAGGCCAACAACGTGTGTCCGATGACTTGCCTAAAGAAGCA CTGGATGAAAATGTGCGTCCTGACCAATGTTAACGGCAAGATTCCCGTGAGAGG GATTACCCGGACGTTTGCGTCAGGCAAGACGGAGAAGGGCATCTTCCAGGCTCTTAAAGATTTGGGCCTTCCCAGCGGCAAG AATGACGAGATCGAACCCTCGGTGTTCACCTTTGACATTTTCTACGCGCTCACGCAGAAGATCTGCCCTCGCACGGACCTCGAGGACCTCTTCAAGAAGAT CAATGGAAGCAAAAGTGATTATTTAACAGTAGACCAGTTAGTCAGCTTTCTCAATGAA AATCAGCGGGACCCCCGGCTCAACGAGATCCTCTTCCCGTTCTATGATCCCAAGAGAGCCACACAGATCATTGAGAAATATGAACGGGATGAAGAGCTAAAGAAGAAAG GCCGCATGTCCAGCGACGGTTTCTGCCGCTACCTGATGTCAGACGAGAACGCGCCGGTGTTCCTGGACCGCCTGGAGCTCTACCAGGACATGGACCAACCACTGGCCCACTACTTTATCAGCTCGTCCCACAACTCCTACCTGACAGGCCGACAGTTTGGCGGCAAGTCGTCAGTGGAGATGTATCGTCAGGCCCTGCTCTCAGGCTGCAG ATGTGTTGAGCTGGATTGCTGGGACGGCAAAGGAGAGGACCAGGAGCCCATCATCACTCACGGCAAGGCCATGTGCACCGACATCCTGTTCAAG GATGTCATCCAGGCCATCAAAGACACAGCTTTTGTCACCTCGGAGTTTCCTGTTATTTTAtcctttgagaaccactgcag TAAACCGCAACAGTACAAAATGGCCAAGTATTGCGAGGAAATCTTTGGTGACTTTCTCCAGAGGCTGCCACTGGACAACTTTCCG ATCGAATCTGGCCGTCCTTTACCCTCGCCCAATGACCTCAAACGAAAAATCCTCATCAAAAACAAACGCTTGAAACCGGAAGTGGAGCAGA AGCAACTGGAGGCCTTCAAGAAGCACATGGAGGCGGGCGAGACCAACACCACAGCCATCATCATGGGAGAGGAGAACGAGGACGACGCGGAAAACG GAGAAAAGGAGCCTGAAGAGAAGGACGTGACCTCAGAGGCACCGAGCAGCCTTTCGGAGGCGGCCAGTGACAAAGAGGCCAACAGTGACTCTCAACCAAACGCCGCGAGCGCCAAAAAAGCCGAGGAGCGCGGCAACAGTCTCAAAAAG GTGCCTGAAGACGAGGCGACCGAGGTCTCCGAAGCTACGGAAGTAGCCGACACGACAGATATCTCTGAAGCATCTGACCCGGATAACAACAAAAAG ggcgGCGAAGGCTCCGAGGACTTGGAGGAGGCTCTGATCGCACAGTACACATACGTGGGCGCCACCACAAACATCCACCCGTACCTCTCCGCCATGGTCAACTACGCGCAGCCCGTCAAGTTCCAGAGTTTTGATGTGGCTGAGG AGAAAAACATCCACCACAACATGTCGTCTTTCAACGAGTCGGTGGGCCTCGGCTACTTGAAGACCAACGCCATCGAATTTGTCAA CTACAACAAGCGTCAGATGAGCCGTATCTACCCCAAAGGGGGCCGAGTGGACTCCAGTAATTACATGCCTCAGATCTTCTGGAACGCCGGCTGCCAGATGGTCTCGCTCAACTTTCAGACCCCAG atcTGGCCATGCAGCTGAACCAGGGAAAGTTTGAGTACAACGGCTCCTGCGG GTACCTGCTGAAGCCCGACTTCATGCGGCGGTCAGACCGGATGTTTGATCCCTTCTCAGAGACGCCGGTAGATGGCGTCATCGCCGCCACATGCAGTGTACAG GTGTTCTCAGGCCAGTTCCTGTCAGATAAGAAGATCGGCACCTACGTGGAGGTGGACATGTACGGCCTGCCGACCGACACCATACGCAAAGAGTTTCGCACCCGCATGGTGATGAACAATGGGCTCAATCCCGCATACAACGAGGAACCGTTCGTTTTTCGGAAG GTGATCTTGCCGGATCTGGCGGTGCTGCGCCTGGCCGTgtacgacgacaacaacaagttGATCGGCCAGCGCATCCTGCCGCTGGACGGCCTGCAGGCCGGCTACCGTCACATCTCGCTGCGGAACGAAGGCAACAAGCCCCTCTCGTTGCCCACCATCTTCTGCCAGATCATCCTCAAAACCTACGTGCCCGACGGCTTCGGGG CTATCGTCGACGCTCTGTCCGACCCCAAGAAGTTCCTGACCATCGCGGAGAAAAGAGCCGACCAGATGAAAGCCCTCGGCATTGACACG AACGACATCGCCGACGTCCCGAACGGAAGTTCCAAGAatgacaaaaagggaaaaggcAAAGGGGATAATATGGTCAAGGCCAACGTGACGCCGCAGAGCAGCTCCGAGCTCGCTCAGACCTCCAACATTGCCCAGAACAACACGGCCGAGATCAAGAAGG GTAACGCGCTTGTACCTAATGTCAGCATTGACGACTTGAAGCAAATGAAG ACGTATATTAAACTCATAAAAAAGCAACAGAAGGAGCTCAGCGCCTTAAAAAAGAAGCACTTGAAG GATCAAAACGCGACGCAGAAATCCCACGGCACGCAGGTGGACAAGATGGCGTCAACGCACGACAAGGAGAAGAGCACGCTGGAGAAATTGCTGGAGAAAGCCATCAAAAAACGAGG GGAAAACAATTGCCATGAACTGAAGAAGGAAACGGAAGACAAGATCCAAACGCTGGTCACCGACCACAAAGCCAAG GCGAAGGACGTAAAGGCGCAGCACGCCAAGGAATGGTCGGAGCTGATCAGCGGCCACGGCGGCGAAGAGCAGGAGATGAAGGACGCCCACGTCGCGCAGCAGTGCGAGCACCTCAAGAAGCTGCTGAGTAGCGTGCAGGAGCAGCAGACCGGACAGCTCAAACTCATACACGAGCG GCAGAGCAAAGAGATGCGAGCTAACCAGGCTAAAATGTCCATGGAGAACAGCAAAGCCATCAGCCAggacaaaagcattaaaaacaaagcGGAGAGGGAAag GCGAGTGCGAGAGTTGAACAGCAGCAACACCAAGAAGTTCATGGATGAGAGGAAGAGG ttggCCATGAAGCAACAGAAGGAAATGGAGCAGCTGGAGAAGAATCAGAGAGAGCAAGTGGAGAAACTGGACAAGTTCAATGAGCAG GCAAAGGACATGCTGCAGATGGCCAagttggaggaggagatggagcGCCGACCTGCCACAGTGGTGTGA
- the lamp5 gene encoding lysosome-associated membrane glycoprotein 5: MGRAGFSTMESGQLLLLGALLLSLSVGEQEGENLSGLSENPDRAIFAVRENGTTCLMVEFAVKLVVPYDVLALNRIDLITEQASFTLPRGAQIDGKCGRTESEIHISWKNAYTLRIFFSKELRAKGAEVWKISKVQFVYDTSESTHFINAYNPGKRTASTHRLSALVTPAGHSYVCTAQQTLTLISSDHQKGVTVHMYDIQIQPFDMAADFVFSEPYKCITDQRERLEETLPLILGFILALIIIITLTIYHFHLKLSASNTPPQLPRDRSMYKNM, encoded by the exons ATGGGACGAGCGGGCTTCAGCACCATGGAGAGCGGACAGCTTCTTCTACTGG GCGCGTTGCTGCTGTCGCTGTCGGTGGGCGAGCAGGAAGGGGAGAACCTGTCGGGTCTGTCGGAGAACCCCGACCGGGCCATCTTCGCCGTGCGGGAGAACGGGACCACCTGCCTCATGGTGGAGTTCGCCGTCAAACTGGTCGTGCCATACGACGTGCTGGCGCTCAACCGGATAGAC CTGATCACAGAGCAGGCGTCGTTCACGTTGCCTCGCGGCGCGCAGATCGACGGCAAGTGCGGCCGCACCGAGTCGGAGATCCACATCAGCTGGAAGAATGCCTACACACTGCGCATCTTCTTCTCTAag GAACTGCGCGCCAAGGGTGCAGAGGTGTGGAAGATCAGCAAGGTTCAGTTCGTGTACGACACATCAGAAAGTACTCACTTCATCAACGCCTACAACC CGGGCAAGCGCACGGCAAGCACCCACCGCCTGTCGGCGTTGGTGACGCCGGCCGGCCATTCGTACGTGTGCACCGCCCAGCAGACGCTGACCCTCATCAGCAGCGACCACCAGAAAGGCGTCACCGTCCACATGTACGACATCCAGATTCAACCCTTCGACATGGCTGCGGATTTTGTCTTCAGCGAGC CATACAAGTGCATCACAGACCAACGCGAGCGCCTGGAGGAGACTCTACCGCTCATCCTGGGTTTCATTCTGGcgctgatcatcatcatcacgctGACCATCTACCACTTCCACCTCAAGCTGAGTGCCAGCAACACACCACCGCAGCTACCACGCGACCGCTCTATGTATAAGAACATGTAG